DNA sequence from the Actinacidiphila yeochonensis CN732 genome:
TTCGGCAACCGCACCTCGGTCACCACCGGTGTCGGCAGCGACCAGGAGACCGAGACCGACTACACGTACAACCTGCGCGGCGAGCCGACCAGCACCACCCTCAAGGACTGGACCGGCGACCCCGCCGACCCGTCCGACCCGCGGGACCTGGTACTGGAGTCACGGGCCTACGACCCCGCGGGACGCCTGGCCTCCGTCACCGACGCCATGGGCCGCACCACCGCGTACACCTACTACGCCGACGACACCCAGGCCACCGTCACCGCCACCGGCTACCACGACCCGGACACCGGCACCGTCCGCGACATCACCCTGGAGTCCGACACCTACGACGCGGCCGGCCACCTGGTCAAGCAGATCACCGGCGGCAGCAACGCGGTCGAGACCGACTACACCGTGGACCCGGCCGGACGCACCACCCGCACGGTCGTCGACCCCGGCGGCCTGAACCGGGCGGTGACCAACACCTACGACCCCCTCGGCGACGTGGTCACCGCGACACGAACCGGCGGCGGCGCGACCGAGCAGACCGACGCCACCTACGACGCCCTCGGCCGCGCCCTGTCGACCACCGTCCACAACGGCTCCCAGGACCTCACCACCACCTGGACCCGCGACCGCCGCGGCCTGCCGCTGACCATGGTCGACCCGCTGGGCGACACAGCCGGGAACACCGCGGCCGACCACACGACCAGCTACACCTACGACACCCTGGGACGGCTGACCGCCACCGCCCTGCCCGCCGTCCAGAACGAGACGTACGGCCGGCCGCCCGCCACCACGCACCCGACCGACACCCTCGGCTACGACACCTTCGGCGAGCAGACCCAGACCGCCGACCCCGACGGCAACACCAGCACCACCGACTACGACGCCGACGGGCGCGCGACCAACGTCGCCTCCGCGGCCTACACCGCACCCGGCTCCGACACCCCGGCGCACGTCACGGCGACCACCACCTACGACGCGCTCGGCCAGGTGCACACCACCGCCGACGCCTACGGCAACACCACCACCAACACCTACGACCAACTCGGCAACCTCACCCGGCAGACCCAGCCGGGCCTGCTGAACGACGACGGCACCCGCGAGGACGGCGGCACAGCGTCGTTCAGCTACGACCTCGACGGCGAGCAGCTGACCGCGACCGACCCGACCGGCGCGCAGATCCTGGCGACCTACGACGACCTGGGCCGGCAGATCACCTCCACCCAGGTCGAGCGCTACCCCGCGCCGGGCCGGTACCTGACCAGTACCACGCGCTACGACGACGCGGGCAACCTCGTGCGCTCCGCGCAGCCGGGCATGGACGTCACCCTCGACTCCCAGACCACCGTCACCGCCTACGACGCGCTCGGCGAGGCGACCGGTGTCACCGACCCCGACGGCCGCACCGTCCACTTCGGCTACGACCTGGACGGACGTACCGCCAGCACCACCTTGCCCAGCGGCCTGACCACGACGACCGCGTACGACCCGGCAGGCCGCCAGACCGGCACCACCCAGTCCAAGGACGGCACCACCCTGCGCTCGGCGGCCATCGGCTACGACGCCGACGGCAACACCACGAGCATGACCGACTACGCCACCCCGCCGCACACCACCACCTACCGCTACGACGCGGCCGGCCGCCTGACCCAGCAGGTCGAACCGGGCGACGGCGCCACGCCCGTCACCACGACCTTCGGCTACGACCCGGCCGGAAACCGCACCCGGTTCACCGACGGCCGCGGCAACGACACCTGGTACACCGTCAACACCCTCGGCCTGCCCGAGTCGACCATCGAGCCGGCCACCGCGGCCTCGCCCGACGCCGCCGACCGCACCTGGACCACCACGTACGACAAGGCCGGACAGCCCGTCACCGACACCGAACCGGGCGGCGTGAAGCAGACCACCGCGTACGACGCGCTCGGCCGCGTCACCAGCAGCACCGCCACCGGCGGCGGGACCGCGACCAGCGGCCACCTCTACACCTACGACCTGGCCGGCCGGATGCTGACCGCCGCCGACGACACCCAGGCCACCCCCGACACCTTCACCTACAACGACCGCGGCCAGCTGCTCACCGCCACCGGACCCAGCGGCACCAGCTCCTACACCTACGCCGACACAGGCGACATGGCCGCCGGCACCGACGCCGCCGGCACGGCCACCTACACCTACGACAACGCCGGACAGCTGACCGGGGCCGCCGAACCCCTGACCGGTACCGCCCTCAGCTACCACTACGACCAGGACGGCAACCCGGACACCGTTCACTACGGCGCCGGCAACGACACCCGCACCTTCGGCTACGACAGCCTCGACCGGTTGACCAGCGACACCCTCACCACCCCCGGCGGCGCCACCGTCGCAGCCACCGCCTACGGCTACGACACCAACGACCAGCTCACCACCAGGACCACCACCGGCACCGCCGGAGCCGGCACCGACACGTACACCTACGACCCGTCGGGCCGGCTGTCGTCCTGGACCAACGGCACGACCACCACCGAGTACGGGTGGGACGCCTCCGGCAACCTCGTCAAGAACGGCACCACGACCGCCGCCTACGACGAGCAGAACCGCCGCACCAGCGACAGCACCGGCGCCACGTACACCTACACCGCGCGCGGCACCCTCGCATCCGTCACCGGCGGCGACCATCCCCAGACCTACACCTACGACGCCTTCGACCGCATGACCTCGGCCGGCGGCACCGCCTACGCCTACGACGCCCTCGACCGGCTCACGACCCGCGGTACGACCGCCTTCCAGTACGCCGGCGCCTCCACCCAGATCACCTCCGACGGCGCCTCCGCCTACAGCTACGACCCGGCGGGCCACCTCCTCGCCCTCGACCAGGACGGCACCGGCGTCCTCGCCTACAGCAACACCCACGGCGACATCACCGCGACCTTCACCCCCGACGCCACCACCCCGCCACCTCCACCGCCTACGACCCCCTCGGCGCCGTCACCACCCACACCGGCACCACCCCGACCTCGGCTACCAGGGCGCCTGGACCGACCCCTCGACCGGCCACGTCGACATGAACGCCCGCTGGTACGACCCCGCTTCGGACACCTTCGACTCCCGCGACACCTACCAGCTCGACCCCGGCCCCTCCATCCAGGCCAACCGCTACACCTATGCCAACGGCGACCCGCTGGACATCACGGACCCCTCGGGCCACAAGGGCAAGGGCAAGGGGAAGGGCTCCGGGTCGGAGGGCGGAGACGTCCTGTGCGCCCTCTGGGAGGAGTTCGCCCCCCTGTGTGAGGAACTCGGGGGTCTGACCAAGACGGAGACACTCGACCCTTGCGACTACTTTCCCTGCCCGACGCCCTCGACAGGCAACCCGTACCCCGGATCGCCCGACTACAGCCCGACGGTGCCGGGCGGCACCATGGGCAGCGGCTCCCAGCCCATCGGCGGCGGCGGCCCGGGCACCGCGGACGGCCCCACCGGCGGTGGCGGCCGTACCCAGCCCGTCACCCACCACCCGAAGCCGCCGCCGCCCCCGCGGGACCCCTGCGCCCACCAGCACTGCGTCGTCCCCCCGGGCCCCAAGGGCCTCCCGTACTTCGCCCTGCCGGTAAGCCTGACCTCGGTTTCCGGCGCGGTCGCCGTGGGCGAGGACCTCGCCTTGGACGCCGGCGGCTGGGTCATCGACGAAGCCGTCAACGGCCTGACCGACCTCCTCGGCACCTCCAACGACCCCGAGCCCGAGCCCGAGCCCGAGCCGGAGACCGACACCGGCCCTGATTCACGGCGTTCCGATCCTTGCTCCGCGAAACGAGAAGACCGGTTCAACTACGAGCCGGCTCTGGACGGTGCACCCACCGGCGTGACGGCGCTGCTCTGCCCGCAGGACCTCAAGCCCCCGAACTCGCGGGGACCCAGGAAAGGAAGATGGGAGCCGCCGGGCTACGTCTCGCGAAAGGACCGCGGGGGGAACTGGATATTCAATCGTAGCCACATACTGGGTGACCGATTCCACGGAGACTGGCGGAAGGAGAACATCTTCACCGGGTTCAGGGAGATGAACGACCCTGATATGAAGGCGTGTGAGAACGAGATGGCCGACGCTCTCGCAGCCCGGCAGGAGGTGTATTATTCGGGTCAGCTACTGTACGCAAACGGCCGGAAGAATCTTCCGACGGCCATCCAGATGACCGCAGTCACTTCGAAAGGTATTCTCTTCGACGTGACCGTGAAGAATGCGCCCGGAAAGCAGGTGACGTGTTGAGTCTGAGCGGTCTGGAAGAGGCGGTTCCGGGAATCCTGGCCATCCGCTCCGAGGAGCCTCGGGAGATCGACTGGGAATTCATCGGGGAGGAGTTCGGCGTCTCGCTCCCAGCTGACTTCGTCGCACTGTCCGAAGCCTATCCTCGGTTCAGCGTGGATGACTTCCTGGGACTCAACATTCCATCGCCCGGGGAGGAGAAGTATTTCGTCGCGGGCCTGCGGGATCTCCTGGACAACCTGGCGGATCTGGCAGGGAGCCAGATGTCGCACGGCTATGCACCGTTCCCTGCGCCCGGCGGGCTGCTGCCATGGGGGTCGTCGTGCGAAGGGGACGTCCTTTACTGGCGCACAACCGATGGTGACCCCGACTCCTGGACCGTCGTCGTGAGCAGCCATAACGATGACTGGTTCCACTTCCAGGGGAATCTGACAACTTACCTCACCGCCAAGATGAGAAGGTTCCCGCTACCCGACGGCCTGCCGCCCGATTTCCCTGGGGCGACTCCGGTGATTGAAGCCGACTGAGGTCCTCTCGGTGAACCGTTCCGGGCTCGGGAGAGACTTCATTCCGTGAAAGGATTGAGTCATGGCGCGCCCCTCCGCCTATCCCCATCGAGCTGCGCAGACGAGCGGGAATCCGAGGCCGGAACCCCGGAAGCGCGTTAGGGTCCGTGGATGCGTCTCTACCTGTCGTCCTTCCGTATCGGTGATCATCCCGACCGGCTGCTCAAGCTCCTCGGGGCGGAACCCGGCCGGATCGCTGTCATCGCGAATGCCATGGACTCCGCGCCGGACGACGTCCGCCGGGCCGGAGTCGAACGCGAAACCGATGCTCTGGCCGAGCTCGGTCTCGACGCCCGGGAGCTTGATCTGCGGGAGTTCTTCGACGATCGCAGCGGCAGGGTCGAGGTCGTGCTTGAGGCGTTCGCGGCTGTCTGGGTCCGTGGCGGGAACACGTTCGTGCTCCGTTACGCGATGGCCCGCAGCGGAGCTGACACCGCGCTGACCTCGCGGCTTGGCCAGGACACGATCGTCTACGCGGGCTACAGCGCCGGCCCCTGCGTGCTGGCTCCAAGCCTGCGGGGGCTGGAGCTCAGCGACCGCCCTGGAGACGTCACAAAGACCTGGGGCGATGAGCCGGTTTGGGACGGGTTGGGCATACTCGACCACGCCTTCGTCCCGCACGTCGATTCCCCTTGCCACCCCGGAACCGAGGTCTGCGAGCGGGTCGCGGAGCGCTACCGGGCCGACCACATTCCCCACCGCACCCTGAGGGACGGCCAGGTCCTCGTCATCGACGGCGACGAATCGGGAATCATCTGACCGGCACCTCGCCGACGAAGACCGGTACCTCGCCGAAAAGTTCCGCCGAACGCGCCCTCGGCGGGGCGTTTCACCGA
Encoded proteins:
- a CDS encoding DNA/RNA non-specific endonuclease; the protein is MPGGTMGSGSQPIGGGGPGTADGPTGGGGRTQPVTHHPKPPPPPRDPCAHQHCVVPPGPKGLPYFALPVSLTSVSGAVAVGEDLALDAGGWVIDEAVNGLTDLLGTSNDPEPEPEPEPETDTGPDSRRSDPCSAKREDRFNYEPALDGAPTGVTALLCPQDLKPPNSRGPRKGRWEPPGYVSRKDRGGNWIFNRSHILGDRFHGDWRKENIFTGFREMNDPDMKACENEMADALAARQEVYYSGQLLYANGRKNLPTAIQMTAVTSKGILFDVTVKNAPGKQVTC
- a CDS encoding Type 1 glutamine amidotransferase-like domain-containing protein → MRLYLSSFRIGDHPDRLLKLLGAEPGRIAVIANAMDSAPDDVRRAGVERETDALAELGLDARELDLREFFDDRSGRVEVVLEAFAAVWVRGGNTFVLRYAMARSGADTALTSRLGQDTIVYAGYSAGPCVLAPSLRGLELSDRPGDVTKTWGDEPVWDGLGILDHAFVPHVDSPCHPGTEVCERVAERYRADHIPHRTLRDGQVLVIDGDESGII